The genomic DNA TTTAGATAATGGTAGAACAGGGCTACATGAAAATTATAAAGAGTTTTCGACTGAATTGAATATGACGAGAGAGAGTAATGGGGTTAAGGTTACAATTAATGATGCTGTGTTTGATGGGAGAACTGTAACGATAACGTATTCTATCGAAAGTGAAAAAGATTTAGGAGAGCATCCGAGCATATTTGGTTCCCCGCAAGTAAGCATGTCTAATGGTGCGGCTGGAAGTTCTAAAACTACGAAAGTAGGAGATAAAAAATATGTAGGTATGACTACAACAAGTGATCTTGGTAGTAAAAGAATGGACGTTGCAAATGTTAGATGGAATATGGAATCAATTAATATGTACGAAGAAAAAAAATCAATAAAAGGGAATTGGAATTTTGCTCTTACTTTAAAGGCGATGGATAGTAAGGATATAAAAGTTAATGGGATTTCCGAAAAAGAAGGTATAAAAGTAAATATAGACAAAATGGAAGTAACACCTATGTCATTTATCGTTTTTTATAATCAGGAAGAATCTAAGGCATTAAGGCGCATATGGGATAGTGCAGATGTTGAGCTAGAAATAAAAGATGATTTAGGAAATCAATACGCTGGTGAAGGAAATGGCGGAACGGGTACAGTAGCAGAACCACATAAAAGTAGTTGGAGTACTACATTCCAAAAATTGAATAAAAATGCTACAAAGCTTATCGTTACGCCTCATGTGAATTTGCGAGTGCATACACCTGAAAATCATGGTGGAGTGGAGTATGTGAATGGAAAAGAGAAGAAAATTGAAGTGCCGAAAAAAGAAGCGAAGAGTAAAGATATTGTTCTAGATGATATCGTAATTGATTTAAAGAAATAGAAGAGAGACGGCCTAAAAACATTAGGCAGTCTCTCTTTTCGCTAAAAACTAGTTACGAGTAACGCATGTGGATGCTGCGTTTTATACTCATCTTTCCACGGAATGTTTAGTTGTTCCCACGATTCGCCGCTATCATTGGATTGAAACACGCCGTTGTTATTTAACGTGTAAAACGTATGTGGTTCTGCCTTGTTTGTCGCAAACATCGAAATGACTGTACCGATTGCGGATGGTAGTCCTTGTTGTACTTGCTGGAAAGGAGTATCTTTCGTTTTTCGATAAATATAAGATTCATAAGGAATATGGTGATGAGCGAGATCAGCACTCGGTGCAGCTGAAACGAGAATCGTATTGCAATCAGCGGGATCGATAGCCATGCTGTATAAATAATGATGTTCAAGTCCTTCACTGCATGAGATCCAGCTGTTTCCATTGTTATAACTTTCAAGATATGCACGATCAGGTCCGCCCATAAATCCGTCACCACATGATGCATAAAGGCGATTTGGTGCTTCAGGGTGCATAAGTAATTGATGAGCATCGATAGGGGCACCGAATTTTTTATCGATCCATGTATGCCCTTTATCATTACTTTGAATAACAGCACCAGCTTCGATTGAAACGTGTATTGTATTAGGGTTGTTTGGATCAACCGTAATCCAGCGTACGTGATGGGTAAAAGGTCTAGGCGGAAATGCCCACGTATAAGAAGATAATAATGATTTCATATTTTTAAGTTCAGTCCACGTTTCACCACCATTTTCAGAGCGGAATAAAGCGCTCGGTTCTGTGCCAACATAAACGACACCATATCCGTTAACTTGTTCATTTGAGCTTATTGTTATGGAAGTGATAGAGGAGTGCAAAATACCATCTTCTTTAGGAAAATCAAAGTAACGATAAGAATCTCCAATTGGTCTCCATGAATCCCCGCTATCGTCACTTAACCATAGACCTCGTCCAAATGTTCCGCAATATACACGGTTTTTTTGAAATGGATCAACAGCGATACAGGTAGGTTGCATATTTTGTAAGTGGTAAGTCGTTTCATAGTCATCATATTGTTCTTTCACTACAACAAGTTCACGTTCCATACAGAGAAATAAACGTTTCATTTTAGTAACCTCCTTAAAAATTCTTTCATTAGTAAACAATATGAAAATAAAAAAGAAGTAGTCTTGTTTTATTTGAGAAAAAGGGATTGTTTAAAAAGAAGCGAAGTGTGTATACAGAGGAAGCGGGCGTTTACAATCAGTCAATTCGGGATAAAGATGGGGAGTTTGTTTCATACTAACATACAGATATTGTACTTAAAGGAGTATTCGTATGGGACATTCGCATGATCATGGTCATTCAAAAAATAAAAAGGCGTTACTAATTGCCTTCCTACTAACAACAAGTTTTATGATTGCAGAAGTTGTTGGTGGATTTGTAACAAATAGCTTAGCACTATTATCTGACGCGGGGCATATGTTAAGTGATGCGGTATCTTTAGCCTTAAGTTTACTTGCGTTTAAGCTCGGAGAAAAAACAGCAACAACTGCGAAAACATATGGATATAAGCGAGTCGAAATGTTAGCAGCATTATGTAACGGTGTCGTTCTTATTGTCATTTCGGTATACATTTTTATTGAAGCAATCCGCCGTTTTAAAGAACCAGTTGAGATTGCTAGTAATGGGATGCTCATTATTGCTGTACTTGGTCTGCTTATTAATATTTTATCAGCTTGGATATTAATGAGAGGCGGAGATGTGAAGGGGAACTTGAATTTAAGAAGTGCTTTCCTCCACGTATTAGGCGATCTATTAGGATCAGTCGGAGCGATTATTGCAGCGCTATGTATTAAATTTTTCGGATGGACGGTTGCTGATGCGATTGCTAGTATTCTTGTGTCTATTTTAGTCATTATTAGTGGATGGCGTGTAACACGTGATACCGTCCATATATTAATGGAAGGTGCACCCCAGCACATAAATGTTGAAGAGGTAAAAAGTACATTATTAAATATTACGGTTGTAAAAGAAGTTCATGATTTGCACATATGGTCTGTCACATCTGATTTTCAAGTATTAACTTGCCATTTGATTATTAAAGGTGATGAAACGCAAAATGTATTAAAAGAGGCTACGGATGTATTAAAGGAGAAGTTTCATGTAGAACATGTCACCATTCAAGTAGAAATAGATGGTGAATTTAATCATAGTGAGACAACCTGCAAAGTATGAAAGAAAAAGGATAAGAAAATGTGTCATAACATTTTTCGCACGGCATACATATATATAATGTGGCCACAAATACTTTGTCAGGTAAATATTTCATGAAATTACTTTACTTATAAAGAGTCATCTTTTATAATCAAAAGTGGTAATTGATAAAGATTATCATTTTCAATGATCGTGGAAAGGAGTTTTTTTAAAGATGAGTAGTCAACTCCGTTTTGCTGTTGAAAATCGTAAGAGGCATTTAATTGATGAGTTAATTGGAGCAGGTGTGTTTAAAATTCGTGACCGACAATTATACGAGCTGTCTTTAGAGGAATTAGAAAAAGAGTATGAAGATATTGAGGATTACGCAAATATTCAGGCATAGCACATAGATTAGTAAATAAGGAGCTGGTTACACTTTTGTGTAGCCAGCTTTATTATTTCATAGAAATCATTTTTTATATTTCTTTCATGGGACGGAGCCAGTTTTGAGACATCATTTGTTCCATTTGTTTTTCATCTTGTTTTTGTAGCGCTTGAATAATAGGGTGCTGTTCTTTAGAGGTTGTTTTTGTTAGCAGGATATCAAGAAGAAACGTTTGTTGGAGATAAAAATAAATTAGTGAAGCTTTCAGGAGCATTTTCTTATATAGTCGGAGTTGCTACTATAATATTACCGCTTGGCTTAGAAAAAATAGGTGATGTAGTTGGTAACATATATACTATATTAATTGTTTTAGGTACAGTTGTATTTATAATTAAAGCAAACCTATTAAATAAGAGTGCTATAAAATAAAAAGGCTTCATTCTACTGAAGCCTTTTATTAATTATTATGAAGTATAAGTAAAAGCCGGAATAGGATCAATAAATGTATTCCACTTTTGTTCCATTTCCTTTTCTGTTAATAGACAATCATCTAATGATTGTTCAATCACAGAACGATTCATATCAATACCGATAAATACGAGCTCAGTTATTCGATCTCCATATCGCTCGTCCCAGTTTTTTAATACTTCTGGTTCTTCTGCAATCATTTGATTTCTTTCAGTTTCAGGTAATGCGGCTATCCATTCACCGGCTCCTTGAATTGTAATAGAGGAACCTGCTTGAGATAGAAGCCCTATCATATTATTACGAGATGCGAGCCAGAAGAATCCTTTCGCTCTTACAACATCTAAAGGCCATTTTTCTAGCCAATTCATAAGGCGCTCGGGATGGAAAGGATATTTGCGACGGTAAACAAAGGAATTGATACCGTATTCTTCCGTTTCCGGTGTATGATGTTCACTATTTAATTCTTGTATCCAGCCGGCCGATTGACTGGCTTCTTCATAATTAAATAGATTTGTGTTTAAAATTTCTTGTAATGGTACTTTGCTAAACGAAGATTTAAGAACTTTTGCATTAGGATTTAATTTTTTTAGTAAATGATGAAGCTCTATCACATCTTCTTTTTCTAGCAAATCTATTTTATTAAGAATAATTACGTTTGCAAACTCAATTTGATCTATTAATAAATCAATAACTTCCCGGGTATCATTCTCATCGATTGCTTGTTTTCGGTCTAATAAACTTTCTCCATCTGCAAAATCATCCCAAAACCTATTTGCATCTACAACTGTAACCATCGTATCGAGGCGACAATTTCTCGTTAAATCAATGTTAAGAACTTCGTCTGTATAAGTAAACGTTTGAGCAACTGGAATAGGCTCACTTATACCAGAAGATTCAATAATAATATAGTCAATATCACCATTTTCAACAAGACGATCCACTTCTATCATTAAATCTTCTCGTAGTGTACAGCAGATGCAACCATTTTGAATTTCTACTAATTTCTCTTCCGTACGTGAAAAACCACCCTTTTTTATAAGAGATGCATCAATGTTTACTTCGCTCATATCATTAACGATAACAGCTACTTTTAAGTTGTTCTTATTAGTCAAAATGTGATGTAGTAAGGTAGTTTTTCCAGATCCTAAAAACCCACTTAATACAGTGATAGGTACTTTTTTCATGAAATGATCTCCCCTTAAATCGTAATGATTACGTTTTATATTAAACGATGGAAAAAGAAAAATCAATAATAAATCATAATGATTACGATTTGAGAATAGAAATAGACTATAAAATTTGTGCTGTAGTATGAAGCATTTGGACAAGCACATGTTTACATATAAATAAAATGGAGGCGAGAAGCTTGGTCTTTAATAGAGTTTCAAAAGAATTAGTAGGCATAGCTCTTATCGCTATGTTTCTCTTTTTATTATTTTTTGTAGATTTTACAAGTCTAGCAAATTTGCACAAAAATATACCACAGGAATGGTTGAATGTGAATACAGTATTTTTAAGTATCATTTTTGAAGCAATACCCTTTATTTTATTAGGGGTAATTGTTTCTTCATTTATTCAAGTGTTTGTGACGGAAGATATGATTCAAAAAGTAATGCCGAAATCTCCGATTGTTGCAATGATTCCAGCAGTATTTGTGGGAGTTCTTTTTCCAATGTGTGAATGTGTCATTATACCAATTGTAAGAAGGCTCATTCAAAAGGGGTTACCACTTCATGTAGGCATTGTTATTTTACTGAGTGCACCCATTATGAATCCAGTCGTTTTTTTATCTACTGTATATGCGTTTCAAAAAAATGATTATGTTGTATATGCACGCTTTGGGATAACAATTTTAGTTGCTCTATTCATAGGTCTAATTGTGTATTATTGCTATCGCGAAAGAAATGTTTTAAAAGACGTAGAGGTTTCAGTTCAAACAAGCAAAAAAAAGAGTTGGAAAGATGTTATGAATCACACTGTAGATGAGTTTTTTGATACTGGTAAGTATTTATTGATTGGTGCTTTTTTAGCAAGTGTATTTCAAACGTTTTTTGATCGGAATGTACTGGATGCAGTAGCACATAACGAAGTAATTGCCCCCTTTATTATGATGGGATTTGGTTATGTTTTATCAATTTGCTCTGCAGCCGATGCTTTTATAGCGGCATCTTTTGGACATGTTTTCTCAGTAAAGGCACTTCTCGCATTTCTTGTGTTTGGGCCGATGCTTGATATGAAAAATACGTTAATGCTATTTGCATATTTTCAAAAGAAATTTGTATTCTTTTTAATGGGAATTGTCATTGTATCTGTGTATACCATCCTGCAAATTATAATGTTATAGGAGGTGAGAAAGAATGGAGAAAGAGGAGCAGAAGGCATATCATCGCTATATTCGTGGTATTATTTTAATTGGTTTAGCAATGCTCTTATTTAAACTACTTGTAACAGGGAATATTTATAATTTTATCGCTCCAAAAATGATTAAATTTACGTATATAGCTTTTGTAGTGATTTTACTTCTTGGTTCTTTACAAGTTTGGAGAGATGGGAGAGAAAAAGAGGATGATTGTAATTGTTGTAAGCATCATACAGCATTAAAATCAGGGATGAAAAGTTTCTTTGTATATGTTTTATTTGTTGTTCCGATTATTAGTGCTTTTCTATTTGGAAATGTAACAATTGATGGAAGTTTAGCAGGAAAAAGGGGTATGAATCAAAGTGTACAGGCGAGAAGTATGGAAGGGAACGAAAAAGAGGGGAAACAGGATGATTTTGATGGGCGAGAGGTATTCGATGATCCAGATGAAACATCAAATTTATCAACGACTTATGAAACGGAAGAGCAAGTAGTAAAAAGTATGTTAGGACAGCATAAACTACAAGTAGAGGATAAGGATTATGTTCAAACAATGAGTATAATTGGTCAAGATGTAAAAGGGTTTAAAGGGAAAGAAATTATATTCTCAGGGTTTATATATAATGATAAGGATGTGACGGGTAATAAAGCAGTAGTGGCTCGATATGGCATAACTTGTTGTATTGCGGATGCATCAGTCTGGGGGATGATTGTTACCGGGAAAAATGTTGAAAAAATATCAGAAGAAACATGGGTGAAAATAACAGGATTATTAGATGAAACGACATATAAAGGAACAGTCTTTCCACTTGTAAAAGTAAACAAAATCGAGAAAATTAATAAGCCAACTGACCCATATGTATATGATGCTTTACCGCAATAGAAAAGAATAAATTCTTCATATTTTCATGAAATAGAATCATAATCAAGGCGATAAAAAAATAAAGATAAGAGTAATTTGGTTTGTTAAAAATATGTGCAGAAGGAGTTATGCGATGAACTGGGTTACTCATAAACCATCATTTGAATTTGAAACATTTAGTCCTATTATTCGGTCACAATCTGCGTGGAGTGGACATTTAGATTTTGCATATGACTTAGTACGATTTGAAAAACCAGAAACTTTAGTTGAGTTAGGTACACATCTAGGTGCTTCTTTCTTCAGTTTTTGTCAGGGAGTAAAAGATGGAGGGTTATCGACTAAATGCTTTGCAGTAGATACTTGGGCTGGAGATGGGCATACAGGTCCATATGGAGAAGGGGTTTTTCAAATAGTAGAAAAAGTAGTGAGTGATAACTACCTTAATATAGGAAATTTAATTCGATCTACTTTTGATGATGCTGTAGACCGGTTTCAAGATGAAACGATAAATCTTTTGCATATTGATGGCTATCATACGTATGAAGCTGTTTCTCACGATTATAACACTTGGCTACCGAAAGTCGCGAAAAACGGTATTGTATTATTTCATGATATTGAAGTTAGAAGTGGTGATTTCGGCGTATATAAGTTTTGGGATGAGGTAAAAGCGAAGTACCCTCATTTTCAATTTGCACATTCATATGGACTGGGAGTGTTATTTCCGAAGGGGTGTAGTGATAAGTTTGAGGAAATACTTAAAAATAAAGAAGGAATACAAAATATGTATAAATAAAGATAGGGCATGCATCATTTTAATGATGTGTGCCCTATTTTTTGTGTAGAAAATAATGGTGTTAATTAAAAAGTGAAGATAGTTGTAAAAAGTTTTGTTGCAGCAAATATTAAAAAAGTTAGTATGGGATTGTTCTTTGTAAATAAAGTGAAGCTTTAATACGTTCATATCAATTTGGAATTTTACAGTAGTTAATTTCTTATCTAAGTGCTTTGCGCTTACTGAATTTTAAGGCGGAGGTCTTATTGGCCGAAAATATCGGGATAAATAAAAATACAACATTTTTTATATTTTTCATTGCGAAAAACGTAATCTACTTTTACAATAGAAAGGGTTGTGAATATATTATACTGGAAAAATAAATCGAAATAATATGAAAATTTTGTTTTGTCTTCGCTAATTGTATATTACATACATGTAAGACGACATACGTCATGTTATCGACTTGTAAGGAGAGAAAAAAATGAAAAGTGTAAGATTACCATCGATGCTAGAAATCATAGTTCTTTTATTACTATTTCTTGCTGTTGTCTTTTCCTTCCAAACGATTTTTGATCTCCCAATTCAATTAGCGCTATTTATTTCATGGTTTTTAGTAATTGCGCTTGGATTAAGATTAGGATTTCGTTATCAAGAATTGCAAGATGCAATTACGAAAGGGATTTCTAACGGATTAGAAGCAATACTGATTTTAGTTGCAGTAGGTGCTTTAATTGGAACGTGGATTGCTGGTGGGGTAGTACCAACATTAATCTATTATGGATTAGAATTTATTCACCCTAGCATATTCCTATTAGCAACATTAATTATTTGTTCTATAACTTCTATCGCAACAGGAACGTCTTGGGGAACAGTGGGAACAGCAGGTATTGCTATGATGGCGATTGGTGAAGGACTTGGTTTACCACTTCCGCTTGTTGCTGGTGCAGTTCTTTCAGGAGCTTATTTCGGCGACAAATTATCACCACTTTCTGATAGCACAGTTCTTGCAGCTTCTATGGCGAAAGTAGATGTTATTGCTCACGTTCGAGCTATGCTCGTATTAGATGTTCCAGCTTATATTATTACTAGTATTATGTTTACTGTAGCTGGTTGGATGTATGGCGGCGATAATGTAGATTTGAATCGAGTAGAATTTTTAAAAGAAGCTTTATTAAAGCAATTTGATATTAAAATATGGATGCTTATTCCAGCGGTCATTGTTATCGTTCTATTAGCGATGAAGAAACCGTCTATGCCAACAATTGCAATGGGAGCTTTAATTGGTGCAATTTGGGCAACTCTTTTCCAAGGGATGAACTTTGGAGAGGCGATTGGAACAGCTTATAACGGATTCTCAATTCAATCTGGTGTTGAGTTTGTTGACAAGTTATTAAACCGTGGTGGAATTAACGGCATGCTTGGCTCAGTAGCTGTTATTATTTTCGGTTTAGGATTTGGTGGATTACTTGAAAAACTAGGTGTTTTAAAAGTAATCGTATCAAAATTTGAGAAGAAATTAAATTCTGCAGGTAATGTAACATTGTCTACATTAATCGTGGCATTCTTAGCTAATATATTTGGTTGTGCGATGTATGTATCACTAATTTTAACACCAAAAATTATGGAAGATAGCTATGATAAATTAAAAATAGACCGTCGTGTATTAGCGCGTAACTCAGAAGTAGGTGGAACGTTAACTTCAGGTATGGTTCCATGGTCTGATAATGGTATTTTTATGGCGGGTATTTTAGGTGTAGCAACGTTCTCATACGTTCCGTTTATGTGGTTAAGCTTCGTATCGTTAATTTTAGCAGTTATTTACGGATATACAGGCAAATTCATCTGGTATGTAGATGATGCAGATAAAGGAAAGCAAGCATCATAAAATAAAAATCACCTTCTACAATATGTAGAAGGTGATTTTTTATTTTGTAATAGCATCTGCTGAAGTTACTTCATTCTCATATTTAGCAATTTTTTGTTGTATCTTTTTTAAGTTTTTTTCAGTGTCTTGGATGAGCTGTAAGACATTGGTCTCTTGTTGTTTCATTAATTCCAACCGTTGAAAGATGGTAGATTCTCCTTCCATAGACCAGTCGATAAATTGTTTTATTTTTTGAATAGGCATACCAGTGTTTTTTAAACACAAAATCATTTCTAAGTATTTGAGTG from Bacillus cereus G9842 includes the following:
- a CDS encoding DUF4179 domain-containing protein, with translation MKDIYELLNDIDIDEKELEEIEASEIEKEKVKRNVKQSIRTKKKMKSWKKGVAAASILVGLSVATLGIGFPTYAGGLPIVGDIFRFLDNGRTGLHENYKEFSTELNMTRESNGVKVTINDAVFDGRTVTITYSIESEKDLGEHPSIFGSPQVSMSNGAAGSSKTTKVGDKKYVGMTTTSDLGSKRMDVANVRWNMESINMYEEKKSIKGNWNFALTLKAMDSKDIKVNGISEKEGIKVNIDKMEVTPMSFIVFYNQEESKALRRIWDSADVELEIKDDLGNQYAGEGNGGTGTVAEPHKSSWSTTFQKLNKNATKLIVTPHVNLRVHTPENHGGVEYVNGKEKKIEVPKKEAKSKDIVLDDIVIDLKK
- a CDS encoding WD40/YVTN/BNR-like repeat-containing protein; translation: MKRLFLCMERELVVVKEQYDDYETTYHLQNMQPTCIAVDPFQKNRVYCGTFGRGLWLSDDSGDSWRPIGDSYRYFDFPKEDGILHSSITSITISSNEQVNGYGVVYVGTEPSALFRSENGGETWTELKNMKSLLSSYTWAFPPRPFTHHVRWITVDPNNPNTIHVSIEAGAVIQSNDKGHTWIDKKFGAPIDAHQLLMHPEAPNRLYASCGDGFMGGPDRAYLESYNNGNSWISCSEGLEHHYLYSMAIDPADCNTILVSAAPSADLAHHHIPYESYIYRKTKDTPFQQVQQGLPSAIGTVISMFATNKAEPHTFYTLNNNGVFQSNDSGESWEQLNIPWKDEYKTQHPHALLVTSF
- a CDS encoding cation diffusion facilitator family transporter gives rise to the protein MGHSHDHGHSKNKKALLIAFLLTTSFMIAEVVGGFVTNSLALLSDAGHMLSDAVSLALSLLAFKLGEKTATTAKTYGYKRVEMLAALCNGVVLIVISVYIFIEAIRRFKEPVEIASNGMLIIAVLGLLINILSAWILMRGGDVKGNLNLRSAFLHVLGDLLGSVGAIIAALCIKFFGWTVADAIASILVSILVIISGWRVTRDTVHILMEGAPQHINVEEVKSTLLNITVVKEVHDLHIWSVTSDFQVLTCHLIIKGDETQNVLKEATDVLKEKFHVEHVTIQVEIDGEFNHSETTCKV
- the fbpA gene encoding Fur-regulated basic protein FbpA, with product MSSQLRFAVENRKRHLIDELIGAGVFKIRDRQLYELSLEELEKEYEDIEDYANIQA
- a CDS encoding GTP-binding protein, producing the protein MKKVPITVLSGFLGSGKTTLLHHILTNKNNLKVAVIVNDMSEVNIDASLIKKGGFSRTEEKLVEIQNGCICCTLREDLMIEVDRLVENGDIDYIIIESSGISEPIPVAQTFTYTDEVLNIDLTRNCRLDTMVTVVDANRFWDDFADGESLLDRKQAIDENDTREVIDLLIDQIEFANVIILNKIDLLEKEDVIELHHLLKKLNPNAKVLKSSFSKVPLQEILNTNLFNYEEASQSAGWIQELNSEHHTPETEEYGINSFVYRRKYPFHPERLMNWLEKWPLDVVRAKGFFWLASRNNMIGLLSQAGSSITIQGAGEWIAALPETERNQMIAEEPEVLKNWDERYGDRITELVFIGIDMNRSVIEQSLDDCLLTEKEMEQKWNTFIDPIPAFTYTS
- a CDS encoding permease, which codes for MEARSLVFNRVSKELVGIALIAMFLFLLFFVDFTSLANLHKNIPQEWLNVNTVFLSIIFEAIPFILLGVIVSSFIQVFVTEDMIQKVMPKSPIVAMIPAVFVGVLFPMCECVIIPIVRRLIQKGLPLHVGIVILLSAPIMNPVVFLSTVYAFQKNDYVVYARFGITILVALFIGLIVYYCYRERNVLKDVEVSVQTSKKKSWKDVMNHTVDEFFDTGKYLLIGAFLASVFQTFFDRNVLDAVAHNEVIAPFIMMGFGYVLSICSAADAFIAASFGHVFSVKALLAFLVFGPMLDMKNTLMLFAYFQKKFVFFLMGIVIVSVYTILQIIML
- a CDS encoding TIGR03943 family putative permease subunit produces the protein MEKEEQKAYHRYIRGIILIGLAMLLFKLLVTGNIYNFIAPKMIKFTYIAFVVILLLGSLQVWRDGREKEDDCNCCKHHTALKSGMKSFFVYVLFVVPIISAFLFGNVTIDGSLAGKRGMNQSVQARSMEGNEKEGKQDDFDGREVFDDPDETSNLSTTYETEEQVVKSMLGQHKLQVEDKDYVQTMSIIGQDVKGFKGKEIIFSGFIYNDKDVTGNKAVVARYGITCCIADASVWGMIVTGKNVEKISEETWVKITGLLDETTYKGTVFPLVKVNKIEKINKPTDPYVYDALPQ
- a CDS encoding class I SAM-dependent methyltransferase, encoding MNWVTHKPSFEFETFSPIIRSQSAWSGHLDFAYDLVRFEKPETLVELGTHLGASFFSFCQGVKDGGLSTKCFAVDTWAGDGHTGPYGEGVFQIVEKVVSDNYLNIGNLIRSTFDDAVDRFQDETINLLHIDGYHTYEAVSHDYNTWLPKVAKNGIVLFHDIEVRSGDFGVYKFWDEVKAKYPHFQFAHSYGLGVLFPKGCSDKFEEILKNKEGIQNMYK
- the nhaC gene encoding Na+/H+ antiporter NhaC, translating into MKSVRLPSMLEIIVLLLLFLAVVFSFQTIFDLPIQLALFISWFLVIALGLRLGFRYQELQDAITKGISNGLEAILILVAVGALIGTWIAGGVVPTLIYYGLEFIHPSIFLLATLIICSITSIATGTSWGTVGTAGIAMMAIGEGLGLPLPLVAGAVLSGAYFGDKLSPLSDSTVLAASMAKVDVIAHVRAMLVLDVPAYIITSIMFTVAGWMYGGDNVDLNRVEFLKEALLKQFDIKIWMLIPAVIVIVLLAMKKPSMPTIAMGALIGAIWATLFQGMNFGEAIGTAYNGFSIQSGVEFVDKLLNRGGINGMLGSVAVIIFGLGFGGLLEKLGVLKVIVSKFEKKLNSAGNVTLSTLIVAFLANIFGCAMYVSLILTPKIMEDSYDKLKIDRRVLARNSEVGGTLTSGMVPWSDNGIFMAGILGVATFSYVPFMWLSFVSLILAVIYGYTGKFIWYVDDADKGKQAS
- a CDS encoding MerR family transcriptional regulator — protein: MYYTIGQVAKMQHLTISQIRYYDKQGLFPFLQRNEKGDRAFDEEALKYLEMILCLKNTGMPIQKIKQFIDWSMEGESTIFQRLELMKQQETNVLQLIQDTEKNLKKIQQKIAKYENEVTSADAITK